Proteins encoded in a region of the Nicotiana tomentosiformis chromosome 9, ASM39032v3, whole genome shotgun sequence genome:
- the LOC138898609 gene encoding uncharacterized protein, producing the protein MSEYAVRFSELSRHAPILVSIVREQVRRFIEGLNYVIRFSMAQELETDTPYQQVVEIARRLEVAPRHHRGYVSHLVHSALPSSSGTPATPRSLVAYYAPPLSSAPPTRGAFSDQSSQPGPSQFQQSHLPRACFDCGDTPHMVRDCPILRRGVPPKTTHAPRITEGPQTSQAVVTAPVATPPS; encoded by the exons atgtcagagtatgctgtcagatttagtgagttgtccagacatgcacctatcttggtttccATAGTTAGAGAGCaagtccgtcgatttatcgagggactCAACTATgttattagattcagcatggctcaagagttggagacagataccccatatcagcaggtggtagagatcgcacggagattggagg TTGCACCCCGTCATcatagaggctatgtgagccatctagttcattcagcacttccatctTCTAGTGGTACTCCGGCTACTCCTAGATCTCTAGTtgcctattatgcaccgccactatctagtgcacctcctacacggggtgctttcagcgatcAGTCCAGCCAACCAGGCCCGAGCCAATTTCAGCAGTCGCATCTTCCGAGAGCTTGCTTTGATTGTGGCGATACTcctcatatggtgagggactgtcccatacttaggaggggtgtacctccaAAGACTACTCATGCTCCACGTATTACAGAGGGTCCCCAGACTTCTCAGGCCgtggttaccgcaccagttgccactccaccttcatag